One window from the genome of Lentibacillus daqui encodes:
- a CDS encoding LysM peptidoglycan-binding domain-containing protein: MKKIVAALATGVIIAGAAVTNVSAEEYNVQKGDSLWDIAQKNNTTVDDLLQQNNLDTDLIFPNQKLVINETGNTGETEENTNTYTVQKGDTLFRISHKFETTVANLKAWNNLSSDLIVVGQKLQVNGENVAQNNEQVSEPVEQPAEQPSEQPSEQPAEQPAEQPSEQPAEQPTEQPSEQPAEQPVEQPSEQPSEQPAEQPAEQPADNTAEASDDNQDENTQQTEQAEPAKEDNDATEAEPAKEESTKATETESNDNNNAPEGKTISVSATAYTSECSGCSGVTSTGVDLNANPDAKVIAVDPNVIPLGSEVYVEGYGRATAADVGGAINGNKIDVHVPNKGEANNWGVRSVNVTILD, from the coding sequence ATGAAAAAAATAGTAGCAGCATTAGCTACAGGTGTCATTATTGCTGGCGCAGCTGTAACGAATGTTTCAGCAGAAGAGTACAACGTCCAAAAAGGTGATAGCCTTTGGGACATCGCACAAAAAAATAACACAACAGTAGACGATTTACTACAACAAAACAATTTAGATACAGATTTGATCTTCCCAAACCAAAAACTAGTGATCAATGAAACTGGTAATACTGGTGAAACGGAAGAAAACACCAACACATATACCGTTCAAAAAGGCGATACATTATTCCGTATCAGTCATAAGTTTGAGACAACGGTAGCCAATCTGAAGGCATGGAATAACCTGAGTTCCGATTTAATCGTTGTTGGTCAGAAACTCCAAGTTAATGGAGAAAATGTTGCCCAGAATAATGAGCAGGTATCTGAACCAGTAGAGCAACCAGCAGAACAGCCATCTGAGCAACCGAGTGAACAACCGGCTGAGCAGCCAGCAGAACAGCCATCTGAGCAACCGGCTGAGCAACCAACAGAACAGCCATCTGAACAACCGGCTGAACAGCCAGTAGAGCAGCCATCTGAGCAACCAAGTGAACAACCGGCTGAACAGCCAGCGGAACAACCAGCCGATAATACTGCTGAAGCATCAGATGATAATCAGGATGAAAATACACAGCAGACTGAACAAGCAGAACCAGCTAAAGAAGATAATGATGCAACCGAAGCTGAGCCAGCTAAAGAAGAGTCAACAAAAGCAACTGAAACTGAATCAAACGATAATAATAATGCGCCAGAAGGTAAAACTATCAGTGTATCTGCAACGGCATATACATCTGAATGCTCTGGTTGCTCCGGTGTAACATCAACAGGTGTAGACTTGAATGCTAATCCGGATGCAAAAGTTATTGCTGTTGATCCAAATGTCATTCCATTAGGATCAGAAGTGTATGTAGAAGGCTACGGTCGTGCAACCGCAGCAGATGTTGGTGGTGCAATTAACGGCAATAAAATCGACGTTCACGTACCGAACAAAGGTGAAGCAAATAATTGGGGCGTACGTTCAGTAAACGTTACGATTTTAGACTAA
- the opp4C gene encoding oligopeptide ABC transporter permease: MDPITNQLPEQPTPPTSKAKRPVKKSLSQWALARRKFTHNFLAMISLIFLVVVTALSLSASFLTDIDPSRIEPRLIDAMPSAEHWLGADGAGRDIVTMLLYGGRTSLMIGFSCTAIIILIATLIGTISGFYGGKVDSILMRFTDFMMNFPFLIFVIVLKTIFVDSGVLALIVVISLLSWTGAARVIRSKVMSEKENEYILSAISIGTRPSKVIMKHLLPNVMSTIIVQATLLLAAMIVAETGLSYLGFGVPVGTPSWGNMLQAARDPGTLSGKWWIWIPPGLAITFTILSINFIGEGFKDAFNPKSRK; this comes from the coding sequence ATGGATCCGATAACAAATCAACTGCCTGAGCAGCCGACCCCTCCAACGTCAAAAGCGAAAAGGCCGGTGAAGAAGAGTTTGTCACAATGGGCGCTTGCCCGTAGAAAGTTTACCCACAATTTTTTGGCGATGATTAGTCTTATTTTTCTGGTTGTCGTTACAGCCTTGTCGTTGTCGGCATCTTTTTTGACGGATATTGACCCAAGCCGAATTGAACCGCGGCTAATTGATGCGATGCCATCCGCTGAACATTGGCTGGGCGCTGACGGAGCGGGCCGGGACATTGTGACGATGTTGCTCTATGGCGGACGGACATCCTTGATGATCGGTTTTTCCTGCACAGCAATTATTATTCTAATTGCCACATTGATCGGAACCATCTCCGGTTTTTATGGAGGCAAAGTGGATTCTATTCTCATGCGGTTTACCGACTTTATGATGAATTTCCCGTTTCTGATTTTTGTAATCGTGTTGAAAACCATTTTTGTTGATAGTGGTGTCCTTGCATTAATTGTCGTCATTAGTTTGTTAAGCTGGACGGGGGCTGCCAGGGTTATCCGGAGCAAGGTAATGTCAGAGAAGGAGAACGAATATATTTTAAGTGCTATATCGATCGGTACCAGACCTTCCAAAGTAATCATGAAGCATTTATTGCCGAACGTGATGTCCACGATTATTGTCCAGGCAACATTATTGTTAGCGGCGATGATTGTTGCTGAAACAGGTTTAAGTTACCTGGGATTTGGCGTGCCAGTGGGGACACCAAGCTGGGGTAATATGTTACAAGCTGCCCGCGACCCAGGTACACTCAGCGGTAAGTGGTGGATTTGGATTCCACCTGGTTTAGCGATTACGTTTACGATTCTATCAATTAACTTTATTGGCGAAGGGTTTAAGGATGCGTTTAATCCGAAATCACGTAAGTAG
- the opp4B gene encoding oligopeptide ABC transporter permease: MFVYTLRRIVTMIPIILLVSVVVFFLAHLMPGDALTGKIDPLNANPEYIADMRSKLGLNDPIYQQYLHWIGGFLHGDFGQSFVHKMPVSDLIWSRLPNTILLAVIAMFITYIVAFLMGKYAGRRPNTTGDYGVQIINYLALAMPSFVAALLLIYFVSFQLGWLPATGSIGSGVSPGSWEYIVSKVQHAILPSLCLGLLPIASYTQFLRNDMIESAQKDYVRTARAKGTSERKIYNKHILRNSVIPIVTLLGFDLAGIIGGSVIIETIFTYPGVGQLFVDSINNRDYTVVMGITMLLTVMTLLGNLIADILYALVDPRIRLD, encoded by the coding sequence ATGTTTGTTTATACATTACGACGAATTGTCACCATGATCCCGATTATTTTGCTTGTCTCTGTTGTGGTATTCTTCCTGGCACATTTAATGCCAGGGGATGCCCTGACAGGGAAAATCGATCCATTGAATGCAAATCCGGAATATATTGCGGACATGCGTAGTAAATTGGGATTGAATGATCCGATTTATCAGCAGTATTTACATTGGATCGGCGGTTTTTTACATGGAGATTTTGGACAATCATTCGTGCATAAAATGCCTGTTTCCGATTTGATTTGGTCACGCTTGCCAAACACCATTTTGCTGGCTGTCATCGCGATGTTTATTACGTACATAGTCGCCTTTTTAATGGGCAAATATGCAGGAAGACGGCCTAATACAACCGGAGATTATGGGGTACAGATTATCAATTATTTAGCTTTGGCAATGCCGAGTTTTGTAGCGGCCTTATTATTAATCTATTTTGTTTCCTTTCAGTTGGGCTGGTTGCCAGCAACGGGCAGTATTGGTTCCGGGGTAAGCCCAGGATCTTGGGAATATATTGTTAGCAAGGTGCAGCATGCCATTTTACCATCCTTATGTCTGGGCTTATTACCGATCGCCAGTTATACGCAGTTTTTACGTAATGACATGATAGAAAGCGCCCAAAAGGACTATGTGCGAACCGCCCGAGCAAAAGGGACATCCGAGCGGAAAATTTATAATAAGCATATTTTACGAAACTCGGTCATCCCGATTGTTACTTTGCTGGGATTTGACCTGGCAGGGATTATCGGCGGGTCAGTCATTATAGAGACAATTTTCACCTATCCAGGGGTTGGGCAATTATTTGTCGATTCCATTAACAACCGCGACTATACGGTTGTGATGGGTATCACGATGCTGTTAACCGTGATGACACTTCTTGGTAATTTAATCGCTGATATTCTGTATGCCTTGGTTGACCCAAGGATCAGGTTGGATTAA
- the opp4A gene encoding oligopeptide ABC transporter substrate-binding protein: MKRKFWLLLTLVFALSMVLAACADTTTDGETETDSGSDSGEKAKAGEPQKGGKVTYGFGQPFKGLLEPGLYEGEDDKHILDFMTDELVQTNDELEPEPGMTDYEVDKDAKTVTLTIKDDIKWHDGEPLVAEDIAYAYEVIADPDYEGSRFPNVEMIEGAKEYQQGKADDISGIDIKDDKTIVVHLTDVAPNTIDNLWSYPMPKHYYKDIAVKDLPDSDQVRKNPIGTGPFKVKKIVPGEMVELERFDDYWQGEPYLDGVVYKVIDGSLASGSLKNGEIDVMKIPSSQYEEVKESDNLDLHEESALSFTYIGFKFGHWDKKEKKNIMDNDKFENKKLRQAMAYAIDRQGILDSFSNGLGELIEAPMPPVSWAKADESELTTYDYDPEKAKKLLDETGYKDVDDDGWREDPDGKKFTVNFDSMSGTDISEPRAEYILQNWQDVGINAKLNGGSLKEMNLFYDTVEKDDESVETFMGVWGLASDPDPTGLWKVDDLWNYPRWVNKESDKLIEEGLSDKAFDRDYRKNAYVEWQQLVNEELPMIFLYTPVDVYAVNKRVQNVHTNSFTAIKDPYLWWVTDAGGSN, from the coding sequence TTGAAAAGGAAATTCTGGTTATTGTTAACGCTTGTTTTTGCTCTGTCCATGGTTTTGGCTGCTTGTGCGGATACTACTACAGACGGTGAGACAGAAACAGATTCCGGATCTGATAGTGGTGAAAAGGCCAAAGCAGGTGAGCCGCAAAAAGGTGGTAAAGTAACGTACGGTTTTGGGCAGCCTTTTAAGGGTTTGCTGGAACCGGGGTTGTATGAAGGGGAAGATGATAAACATATTCTTGACTTTATGACAGATGAATTAGTACAGACGAATGACGAACTGGAACCAGAACCTGGCATGACTGATTATGAAGTTGATAAAGATGCCAAAACTGTTACCCTTACGATCAAAGACGATATTAAGTGGCATGACGGTGAGCCGCTCGTTGCCGAAGATATTGCCTATGCGTATGAAGTGATTGCCGATCCGGATTATGAGGGATCACGGTTTCCCAATGTAGAAATGATCGAAGGGGCAAAGGAATACCAGCAGGGTAAAGCTGATGATATCTCTGGTATCGATATCAAAGACGATAAGACGATTGTGGTGCATTTGACCGATGTTGCACCAAACACGATCGATAATCTATGGAGCTATCCGATGCCAAAACATTATTACAAAGATATTGCGGTGAAGGATTTGCCAGATTCGGATCAAGTGCGGAAAAATCCAATTGGTACTGGGCCATTTAAAGTGAAAAAGATTGTTCCGGGGGAAATGGTTGAGTTGGAGCGGTTTGATGATTACTGGCAAGGTGAGCCATATCTGGATGGTGTCGTTTATAAAGTCATTGACGGCTCATTGGCTTCTGGTTCCTTGAAAAATGGTGAAATCGACGTTATGAAAATTCCAAGCAGCCAATATGAAGAGGTTAAAGAATCGGATAATCTGGATCTTCATGAAGAATCAGCTTTAAGCTTTACGTATATTGGATTTAAATTTGGTCATTGGGATAAAAAAGAGAAGAAAAACATCATGGATAACGACAAATTTGAAAACAAAAAACTGCGTCAGGCCATGGCATATGCAATTGACCGGCAAGGCATCCTTGATTCCTTCTCCAATGGATTGGGTGAATTAATCGAAGCACCAATGCCGCCTGTCAGTTGGGCCAAAGCAGATGAATCCGAACTAACAACCTATGATTACGATCCGGAGAAAGCGAAAAAACTGTTGGATGAAACGGGTTACAAAGACGTGGATGACGATGGTTGGCGAGAAGACCCGGATGGCAAAAAATTCACGGTCAACTTTGATTCCATGTCCGGAACTGATATTTCTGAACCGCGGGCCGAATATATCTTGCAAAACTGGCAGGATGTTGGTATCAACGCCAAGTTGAACGGCGGTAGCTTAAAGGAAATGAATTTATTCTACGACACGGTTGAAAAGGATGATGAATCGGTCGAAACATTTATGGGTGTATGGGGGCTTGCTAGTGATCCAGATCCAACTGGCTTATGGAAAGTAGACGACCTCTGGAATTATCCGCGTTGGGTGAATAAGGAATCGGATAAATTAATTGAAGAAGGTCTTAGCGATAAGGCATTTGATCGCGACTACCGAAAGAATGCTTATGTAGAGTGGCAACAACTTGTTAATGAAGAATTACCGATGATTTTCTTATACACCCCTGTAGATGTCTATGCCGTAAATAAGCGGGTGCAAAATGTGCATACGAACTCATTTACTGCTATAAAGGATCCTTACTTATGGTGGGTTACAGACGCTGGTGGATCGAATTAA
- a CDS encoding ABC transporter ATP-binding protein, translating to MSERSLSVKEKKNLADKDVLLDVKHLKKYYPVHAGFFKRKVGNVKAVDDISLTLKKGETFGLVGESGCGKSTAGRTILRLTESTDGQIIFDGKDITSLSGPALRKARQDFQMVFQDPYASLNPKMMVGHLVDEPLRNYTKQSHKALRNDVKALLRRVGLREEDYYKYPHEFSGGQRQRIGIARSLALNPKLIVADEPVSALDVSIQSQVLNLLKELQDEFDLTYLFIAHDLSVVKHMSDRIGVMYLGHLVEIGDKDAIYHEPLHPYTKALTSAIPEPDPLKKKERIILQGDVPSPQNPPTGCVFHTRCPVAMEKCKEIVPTLKEVRPNQQVACLLYQDD from the coding sequence ATGAGTGAACGAAGCCTATCCGTGAAGGAGAAAAAGAATTTAGCCGATAAAGATGTTTTGTTAGACGTCAAGCATTTAAAAAAATATTATCCAGTACACGCTGGATTTTTTAAACGGAAGGTTGGCAATGTGAAAGCAGTTGATGATATTTCACTAACATTAAAGAAGGGAGAAACATTTGGTCTTGTAGGTGAATCGGGCTGTGGAAAGTCAACAGCCGGCCGAACTATCCTCAGGCTGACCGAGTCAACGGATGGACAAATTATTTTTGATGGCAAAGATATTACCAGTTTGAGCGGGCCCGCATTGCGCAAGGCACGTCAGGATTTTCAAATGGTTTTTCAAGATCCATATGCTTCCTTGAATCCCAAAATGATGGTTGGCCATTTAGTTGATGAACCCCTGCGCAATTATACGAAGCAATCTCACAAAGCATTACGGAACGATGTCAAAGCACTGTTACGTCGGGTTGGCCTGCGTGAAGAAGATTATTACAAATATCCGCATGAATTTTCGGGTGGACAGCGGCAGCGAATTGGTATTGCTCGTTCATTAGCTCTTAATCCCAAGCTGATTGTTGCCGATGAACCGGTCAGTGCATTAGATGTATCGATTCAGTCCCAAGTATTGAACTTGTTAAAAGAACTGCAGGATGAATTTGATCTAACATATTTATTTATTGCCCATGATCTCAGTGTTGTGAAACATATGAGTGACCGGATTGGTGTCATGTATTTGGGGCATTTAGTTGAAATTGGTGATAAGGACGCAATTTACCATGAACCATTGCATCCATATACTAAAGCGCTAACATCAGCAATTCCAGAACCAGATCCATTAAAGAAAAAAGAACGCATTATTTTACAAGGAGATGTGCCAAGCCCACAAAATCCGCCAACAGGATGTGTATTCCATACCAGGTGTCCGGTTGCGATGGAGAAATGTAAAGAAATCGTACCAACGCTGAAGGAGGTGAGGCCTAATCAACAGGTCGCATGTCTCTTGTATCAGGATGATTAA
- a CDS encoding ABC transporter ATP-binding protein gives MAQDQQENSLLQVNHLHTGFIIDGELQHAVVDISLEVKPREVVCVVGESGCGKSVMSLSIMQLLPKQNSKISSGNIIFNGEDLTKKTDKEMNKVRGKDIAMIFQEPMTALNPVFTIGSQLMEVLFNHVELTKKEAREKAIHLLKQVGISRPEKIIDEYPHQLSGGMRQRVMIAMAIALHPKLLIADEPTTALDVTVQAQILELLKEIQDKEDMAIMLITHDLGVVAEMADRVIVMYAGQIVETANVVELFTKPKHPYTESLLSSIPRMDENAEKLNTIDGVVPSLENMPHVGCRFADRCPKAFGDCTKVTPKLAEVAEGQYARCLLYNTCYPDNTQQVRRRK, from the coding sequence TTGGCACAAGATCAGCAAGAGAACAGTCTGCTTCAGGTCAATCATTTACATACAGGTTTTATCATCGATGGGGAATTACAACATGCGGTAGTCGATATTAGCTTAGAAGTAAAGCCAAGAGAGGTTGTCTGTGTCGTTGGTGAATCGGGTTGCGGCAAGAGTGTGATGTCGCTATCCATCATGCAGCTGTTGCCCAAACAGAATTCTAAAATTTCTTCCGGCAATATCATATTCAATGGCGAAGATTTAACGAAAAAGACAGATAAAGAAATGAATAAAGTACGTGGGAAAGATATTGCGATGATCTTCCAGGAACCGATGACCGCACTGAATCCGGTATTCACGATCGGTTCGCAATTGATGGAGGTACTATTTAACCACGTGGAGTTGACCAAAAAGGAAGCACGGGAAAAGGCAATTCATTTATTAAAGCAGGTCGGTATCTCGCGGCCGGAAAAGATTATCGACGAATATCCGCATCAGCTTTCAGGAGGAATGCGGCAGCGGGTGATGATTGCCATGGCGATTGCGTTACATCCAAAATTGTTGATTGCCGATGAGCCGACAACCGCACTTGACGTAACCGTTCAGGCACAGATTTTGGAGTTGTTGAAGGAAATCCAGGATAAAGAGGATATGGCGATTATGCTAATTACACACGATCTGGGTGTTGTCGCGGAAATGGCTGATCGTGTGATTGTCATGTATGCGGGGCAGATTGTGGAGACAGCCAATGTAGTCGAATTGTTTACCAAACCAAAACATCCTTATACGGAGTCGCTGTTAAGCAGTATACCACGGATGGACGAGAATGCTGAAAAATTAAATACTATTGACGGTGTGGTTCCATCACTTGAAAATATGCCACACGTTGGCTGCCGGTTTGCTGATCGTTGTCCAAAGGCATTCGGGGATTGTACCAAGGTAACGCCAAAGCTTGCCGAGGTTGCTGAAGGACAGTATGCCAGATGCCTTCTTTATAATACGTGTTATCCAGACAATACACAACAGGTGCGAAGAAGGAAGTGA
- a CDS encoding DUF1002 domain-containing protein: MRQQLWKKLVMMLVLIGLITGISLPVMATDGANDNSDSINEKLGVPVVVYGDTLTAEQKQKVRDLLKVTNPDDVEEYNVTGQDIANYIDGDPHSHMYSSAKITREEKGKGLTINIVTPDNITEVTSEMYANALLTAGVEDATVDVVSPVKVSGHSALTGIYKAYDVQGVELDKERMELANDELDAATDLAEKDGLNEEKVSELFTDIKKEIAEKDPATKEEVEQIVKDQLDKMEVNLSEQDRQMLTNLFDKMRDLDIDFGKVKDQLSDIASKVKNKIDDIDPSFWQKVANFFKELFQLIINFFKGLFG, from the coding sequence ATGAGACAACAATTATGGAAGAAACTCGTTATGATGCTTGTATTAATTGGCCTGATTACCGGGATTTCATTACCTGTCATGGCCACTGATGGAGCAAACGATAATTCCGATAGTATAAATGAAAAACTGGGTGTGCCGGTTGTCGTTTATGGTGATACATTAACCGCCGAGCAAAAGCAAAAAGTCCGTGACCTGCTGAAAGTAACCAATCCCGATGATGTAGAGGAATATAATGTTACGGGACAGGACATTGCCAATTACATTGATGGTGATCCACATTCACACATGTATTCATCGGCAAAAATCACCAGGGAGGAAAAAGGAAAAGGGTTAACCATCAATATTGTTACACCGGATAATATCACGGAGGTAACGAGCGAAATGTATGCCAATGCATTATTAACGGCAGGGGTAGAGGATGCAACTGTCGATGTCGTATCGCCGGTCAAGGTGAGCGGGCACTCCGCATTAACCGGTATTTACAAGGCCTATGATGTACAAGGTGTTGAATTGGATAAAGAACGGATGGAACTGGCGAACGATGAATTGGACGCCGCTACCGATCTGGCAGAAAAAGATGGGCTGAATGAGGAAAAGGTAAGTGAATTATTTACTGATATTAAAAAGGAAATCGCCGAAAAAGATCCTGCTACCAAGGAGGAAGTCGAACAAATTGTCAAAGACCAGCTGGATAAAATGGAGGTCAACCTGAGCGAACAGGATCGACAAATGCTGACTAACCTGTTCGACAAAATGCGTGATCTGGACATTGACTTTGGTAAAGTGAAAGACCAACTTAGTGATATCGCGTCAAAGGTAAAAAACAAAATCGATGACATTGACCCTAGCTTCTGGCAGAAAGTTGCCAATTTCTTTAAGGAGCTTTTCCAACTGATCATCAACTTCTTCAAAGGCTTATTTGGTTAA
- a CDS encoding ABC transporter ATP-binding protein, whose protein sequence is MAEMEKLLEVKNLKQHFNVGKPKEVRAVDGVTFDIYKGETLGLVGESGCGKSTTGRAIIRLYQATDGEVLYRGVNVHEKKSKAQLKELHRKMQMIFQDPYASLNPRMKVSDLIAEGIDIHGLAKSQKDRMEKVYSLLETVGLNREHANRYPHEFSGGQRQRIGIARALAVDPEFIIADEPISALDVSIQAQVVNLMKKLQKEKGLTYMFIAHDLSMVKYISDRIGVMYFGKLVELAPAEDLYRNPMHPYTQSLLSAIPLPDPDYERSRVRQAYHPEDHQYTEADEVKMREIAPGHFVYGSEKEFEECKANYKQK, encoded by the coding sequence ATGGCGGAAATGGAAAAATTATTGGAAGTAAAAAACCTGAAACAGCATTTTAACGTGGGAAAGCCAAAAGAAGTTCGTGCTGTCGATGGAGTAACATTTGATATTTATAAAGGTGAAACATTGGGGCTTGTTGGCGAATCCGGCTGTGGGAAGTCAACCACTGGCCGGGCAATTATCCGTTTATACCAAGCAACCGATGGAGAAGTGCTATATCGGGGAGTAAATGTGCATGAGAAAAAGTCTAAGGCACAATTGAAAGAACTTCATCGAAAAATGCAGATGATTTTCCAGGACCCATATGCATCATTGAACCCAAGGATGAAGGTCTCGGATCTGATTGCCGAGGGGATTGACATTCATGGCCTTGCCAAATCACAAAAGGATCGGATGGAAAAGGTGTATTCACTCCTGGAAACAGTTGGTTTGAATCGCGAGCATGCGAATCGTTACCCACACGAATTTTCTGGAGGACAACGGCAGCGCATCGGAATTGCTCGGGCATTGGCAGTGGATCCCGAATTCATTATTGCGGATGAACCAATCTCCGCCTTGGATGTTTCGATTCAGGCACAAGTCGTTAATCTGATGAAAAAGCTGCAAAAAGAAAAAGGGTTGACCTACATGTTTATTGCCCATGACTTATCGATGGTCAAGTATATCAGTGACCGGATCGGCGTCATGTATTTTGGCAAATTGGTCGAGCTTGCACCTGCTGAAGATTTGTACCGTAATCCAATGCATCCATATACGCAATCACTGCTATCGGCGATTCCGCTGCCTGATCCCGATTACGAACGTTCACGCGTGCGGCAGGCCTACCATCCGGAAGATCATCAATATACAGAAGCGGATGAGGTCAAAATGCGGGAGATTGCACCTGGTCATTTTGTTTACGGCTCAGAAAAAGAGTTTGAAGAATGCAAGGCGAATTATAAACAAAAATAA
- a CDS encoding ABC transporter ATP-binding protein, which produces MNKLLEVNDLHISFHTFAGEVQAIRGVNFDLYEGETLAIVGESGSGKSVTTKSIMRLLPPGNSEIKAGEILFHDKDLAKASEGQMQKIRGKDISMIFQDPMTSLNPTMTIGKQIMEPLLKHQNLSKHKAKERAVRLLDLVGIPKPEIRLKQYPHQFSGGMRQRVVIAIALACAPKILIADEPTTALDVTIQGQILDLMKELQKQIETSIIFITHDLGVVANVADRVAVMYGGKIVEIGTVDEIFYNPQHPYTWGLISSMPSLDTNNEELYVIPGTPPDLLNPPKGDAFAPRNPYAMQIDLEEDPPMFQVSDTHYAATWLLHPNAPKVEPPSVVKERMDKFHAQQVGSGKGER; this is translated from the coding sequence GTGAATAAGTTATTGGAAGTAAATGATCTTCATATATCGTTCCATACATTTGCCGGGGAAGTGCAGGCGATCCGTGGTGTCAACTTTGACCTGTATGAGGGAGAGACACTCGCGATTGTTGGCGAGTCCGGATCTGGCAAATCAGTAACTACCAAATCGATTATGCGCCTGCTACCACCTGGAAATTCGGAAATTAAAGCAGGAGAAATTCTGTTTCATGATAAAGATCTTGCTAAAGCATCGGAAGGACAGATGCAAAAAATTCGCGGAAAGGACATTTCGATGATTTTCCAGGATCCAATGACATCCTTGAATCCGACGATGACAATTGGCAAGCAAATTATGGAACCATTATTAAAACATCAAAACTTGAGCAAACACAAGGCAAAAGAACGGGCTGTCAGACTATTGGATTTGGTTGGAATTCCCAAACCGGAAATTCGCCTGAAACAATATCCGCATCAGTTCTCAGGCGGAATGCGGCAGCGGGTTGTCATTGCGATCGCGCTTGCCTGTGCACCAAAGATATTAATTGCTGATGAGCCAACAACAGCATTGGACGTTACGATCCAGGGACAAATCCTGGACTTAATGAAAGAACTGCAAAAGCAAATTGAAACATCGATCATTTTCATCACACACGATTTGGGTGTCGTCGCCAATGTGGCTGATCGGGTAGCCGTGATGTACGGCGGGAAAATTGTCGAAATCGGGACGGTAGATGAAATTTTCTATAATCCACAACATCCGTATACTTGGGGATTAATCAGTTCCATGCCAAGCTTGGATACGAACAATGAGGAACTATATGTGATTCCCGGCACACCACCTGATTTGTTAAACCCGCCTAAAGGTGATGCGTTTGCACCAAGAAATCCTTATGCGATGCAAATTGATTTGGAAGAAGATCCGCCAATGTTTCAAGTTTCGGATACGCACTATGCCGCCACATGGCTATTACACCCCAATGCACCAAAAGTAGAGCCACCTTCTGTTGTAAAAGAGCGAATGGATAAGTTCCACGCACAACAAGTTGGTTCCGGGAAAGGGGAAAGGTAA
- the opp3C gene encoding oligopeptide ABC transporter permease: protein MTNYTQEIPKDRFAPAPKGNVDSEKIEKPQLSFAKDAWLRVRKNKGALVSLVVLLLIIFMAIVGPHITPYDGVEQDVTKANLPPRVPGLEKIGILDGTMDVGGEKTNVYEQQNVGEYYWFGTDSLGRDLFTRTWLGTRVSLYIALLAAVIDMLVGVVYGLISGFMGGRVDNIMQRILEVISGIPNLIVVILMLLILKPGILSITIAMVITGWIGMARVVRGQVLKLKDQEYILASRTLGAKNNRLLFKHLLPNLSGVIIINTMFTIPSAIFFEAFLSFIGIGLQPPDASLGTLIEDGYETFQFLPHLMIIPCIVICIVLITCNLIGDGLRDAFDPKMRD, encoded by the coding sequence ATGACGAATTATACGCAAGAAATACCAAAAGACCGATTTGCACCCGCTCCCAAAGGCAATGTTGATAGTGAAAAGATTGAGAAACCGCAGCTTTCATTTGCGAAAGATGCCTGGCTGCGTGTTCGAAAAAATAAAGGTGCCCTAGTTAGTTTGGTTGTTTTGCTATTGATCATTTTCATGGCAATCGTGGGTCCCCATATCACACCGTATGATGGGGTTGAGCAAGATGTAACCAAGGCCAACCTTCCTCCCCGCGTTCCCGGGTTGGAGAAAATCGGGATCTTGGATGGAACAATGGATGTTGGCGGTGAAAAAACGAATGTATACGAACAGCAAAATGTTGGCGAATATTACTGGTTTGGTACAGACAGTCTGGGACGTGACCTGTTTACCAGAACATGGCTGGGTACCAGGGTATCGTTGTATATCGCCTTGCTCGCAGCAGTGATCGATATGCTGGTTGGGGTTGTGTATGGATTGATATCTGGTTTTATGGGTGGACGTGTCGATAACATCATGCAGCGGATACTGGAAGTTATTTCGGGTATTCCGAATTTGATCGTGGTTATTTTAATGCTATTAATCTTAAAACCTGGGATTCTATCCATTACGATCGCCATGGTTATTACCGGCTGGATTGGCATGGCTCGAGTTGTCCGCGGACAAGTATTAAAACTGAAGGATCAGGAGTATATTCTTGCTTCACGAACGCTTGGGGCGAAAAATAATCGATTACTCTTTAAACATTTATTACCGAATTTGTCAGGAGTTATTATTATCAACACCATGTTTACCATACCGAGTGCTATCTTTTTTGAAGCATTCTTAAGCTTTATCGGGATCGGTTTACAGCCGCCAGATGCATCACTGGGTACATTAATTGAAGATGGGTATGAGACGTTTCAATTTCTCCCCCATTTAATGATTATTCCATGTATTGTGATCTGTATCGTCCTGATTACCTGTAACTTGATTGGAGATGGACTTCGCGATGCATTTGATCCAAAAATGCGTGATTAA